A genome region from Dickeya dadantii NCPPB 898 includes the following:
- a CDS encoding GumC family protein, with product MSLSIVENGRKLESTIDFSRFAQEIKQNGWKIMLAGLIVAVVAYPLISMITPKYVSTATVLLKAQQDNVSPLPQVDGYDSTRSGYYETQYALMQSRIVLEQAVRDIKLDQNPAFNGDTDKNADNRGDEQQRVDRALDTIVKNLTITGVRTTHLATISYESASPELAADIANGAAQAFIDYTARQKHLKTLKAKALNQKQMEEVWQQVVEQQAAIDQFLKKEGLLTFRGVGGFETEQLGIVTTKLADATQRRIRAETNYNSVRLNAGTSLENIISLPDISNHAQIQDLRIALIQARRSLYDLRKRYGLKHTKILEAEAQVQAIEEQTHTVLLELEAGLNKQYQAALRDEKYYQQLLEQQKADFQTLASKRDEYNNLTTALDKTKELYKALYQRTKEQTLAGNYLEPDAILYDPAVPADHPSKPNKAMLLVMVVMLTLIFSVVYFIVKAALDNSINSLSQMKKRLNVAPVGEIRTFASGAKRSQVVRLITKTPLDVDIVHSMRTHILLSHPSCQAIAISSAEHGEGRSLLAHLLATSFSADQKTLLIDLDFFNDDGLTQDLAYPSAIGVAELLQGQSSLDAALVTISDNLSFLPRGNALMSSLLMLSSEHVVTLMAELRTRYQRIIVDVAAVNQTQDSQLISRVIDGVVFVLKAGEWRAGDVLNAIEKVKHHRAVLIGAVMNQVVDKNLETKEGIRSLNHRMNALINSTGHL from the coding sequence ATGAGTCTATCTATTGTGGAAAATGGCAGAAAACTGGAAAGCACCATCGATTTCTCCAGATTTGCCCAAGAGATCAAACAGAACGGCTGGAAGATCATGCTGGCCGGCCTGATTGTGGCGGTGGTGGCTTACCCGCTGATTAGCATGATCACGCCCAAATATGTGTCGACCGCAACGGTACTGCTTAAAGCGCAACAGGATAACGTTTCGCCTTTGCCGCAGGTCGATGGTTATGATTCCACCCGCAGCGGCTATTACGAAACTCAGTATGCGTTGATGCAGTCGCGTATTGTGCTGGAACAAGCCGTGCGGGACATCAAACTGGACCAAAACCCGGCGTTTAACGGCGATACGGATAAAAACGCGGATAACCGTGGCGATGAGCAACAGCGGGTCGATCGCGCGCTGGATACGATAGTGAAAAACCTCACTATCACCGGCGTTCGCACCACGCACCTCGCCACTATCTCATACGAATCGGCGTCGCCTGAGCTGGCGGCCGACATCGCTAACGGCGCGGCGCAGGCGTTTATTGACTATACGGCCAGGCAAAAGCACCTCAAGACGCTGAAAGCCAAAGCGTTGAACCAAAAACAGATGGAAGAGGTGTGGCAGCAAGTCGTCGAGCAACAGGCCGCCATCGACCAGTTTCTGAAGAAAGAAGGGCTGCTGACTTTCCGCGGCGTGGGTGGCTTTGAAACGGAACAGTTGGGGATCGTCACCACCAAGTTAGCGGATGCTACCCAGCGTCGCATCAGGGCGGAAACGAACTACAACAGCGTGCGTTTGAACGCGGGTACGTCGCTGGAAAACATCATTTCTCTGCCTGATATTTCTAATCATGCCCAAATTCAGGATTTGCGCATCGCGCTGATTCAGGCCCGGCGTTCTTTATACGATTTACGGAAACGCTACGGGCTGAAACATACCAAAATTTTAGAGGCCGAAGCCCAGGTTCAGGCAATTGAGGAGCAGACCCACACCGTGCTACTCGAACTGGAAGCGGGGCTGAATAAGCAGTATCAGGCGGCGTTGAGGGATGAAAAATATTATCAGCAACTGCTGGAACAGCAGAAAGCGGATTTCCAAACGCTGGCGTCTAAACGTGATGAATACAACAACCTGACCACCGCGCTGGATAAAACAAAAGAGCTGTATAAGGCGCTCTATCAGCGCACCAAAGAGCAGACGCTGGCGGGTAACTATTTAGAGCCGGACGCGATACTTTACGACCCCGCCGTGCCGGCTGACCACCCGTCGAAACCCAATAAAGCGATGCTGCTGGTGATGGTTGTCATGCTAACCCTGATTTTCTCCGTGGTTTACTTCATCGTGAAAGCCGCGCTGGATAATTCAATCAACAGTCTTAGCCAGATGAAAAAGCGCCTGAATGTGGCGCCGGTAGGAGAAATTCGCACCTTCGCCAGCGGCGCGAAGCGCTCGCAGGTTGTGCGTTTGATAACCAAAACGCCGCTGGATGTCGACATTGTCCACAGCATGCGAACCCACATTTTGTTATCGCATCCATCCTGCCAGGCCATTGCCATCAGCTCGGCAGAGCATGGCGAAGGGCGATCGTTGCTGGCGCATTTGCTGGCGACATCCTTCAGCGCTGACCAAAAAACGCTGCTTATCGACCTGGATTTCTTTAACGACGACGGGCTGACGCAAGACCTGGCGTACCCTTCCGCTATTGGTGTGGCGGAACTGCTGCAAGGGCAATCATCGCTGGATGCCGCACTGGTGACTATCAGTGACAATTTAAGCTTCCTGCCGCGTGGCAATGCCTTGATGTCTTCTTTACTGATGTTGTCATCCGAACATGTCGTGACGTTGATGGCCGAGCTGAGAACACGCTATCAGCGAATTATCGTTGACGTGGCCGCGGTGAATCAAACGCAGGATAGTCAACTCATTAGCCGGGTAATAGACGGGGTGGTTTTTGTGCTGAAAGCCGGCGAGTGGCGTGCGGGCGATGTGCTTAATGCCATTGAGAAAGTAAAACACCACCGCGCGGTGCTGATTGGCGCGGTAATGAATCAGGTTGTGGATAAAAACCTCGAAACCAAAGAGGGGATACGTTCCCTGAACCATCGCATGAATGCGCTAATCAACAGTACCGGTCACCTGTGA
- a CDS encoding undecaprenyl-phosphate glucose phosphotransferase, giving the protein MSTNQIKISYGNDFFVIKLMDFLSINLTLIVSARLFLMGAFDDVIMISLLFSTSFLLIGEYTGLYHHSLKNMQPGGKRRLWGSALLSVIFVEVVRNYAGTLYSLGLLHQLDNIYFSATLYWYILSLCSLYITRLITFKFTTKKRMRIAIVGLTPGGLAAEKALLKEHANMQLELAFYDDRSPSRCGYLFKSQFKGKVSELIEEAKAGRVDEIYIALPMVALKRIRYFLSMMSDTTVDTYIIPDLYSYSSYVSQFRSINNIQTISIFRSPFDGIGSVIKRVEDLVIGGVITLMISPLLLVIAIGIKLTSRGPVLFKQDRYGLSGNKIKVWKFRSMHVMENAGVVTQATKNDPRVTRFGAFLRRTSLDELPQFFNVLQGTMSIIGPRPHAVVHNEQYRQLVENYMIRHKVKPGISGLAQVNGYRGEVDTLDKMEKRVHYDIAYIQGWSLWLDIKIIFRTIFKGFIGENAY; this is encoded by the coding sequence GTGTCTACTAATCAGATAAAGATTTCCTATGGGAATGATTTTTTTGTTATTAAATTGATGGACTTTTTATCAATCAATTTAACATTAATAGTCAGCGCCAGGCTATTTCTGATGGGCGCTTTCGATGATGTCATTATGATTAGCCTGCTATTCTCAACCTCTTTTCTACTTATTGGAGAATATACCGGCTTATATCACCACAGTCTTAAAAATATGCAACCTGGTGGGAAGAGAAGACTGTGGGGTTCCGCATTATTGTCGGTCATCTTTGTGGAGGTGGTCAGGAATTATGCCGGTACGCTGTACTCGCTGGGTCTATTGCATCAACTCGATAATATCTATTTTTCCGCAACGCTGTACTGGTATATTCTTTCGCTATGCAGCCTCTATATCACGCGTTTAATTACGTTTAAGTTTACGACTAAAAAGCGGATGCGAATTGCTATTGTGGGATTAACGCCCGGTGGGTTAGCGGCGGAAAAAGCATTGCTTAAAGAGCATGCCAACATGCAGTTAGAATTGGCTTTCTACGACGATCGTAGTCCATCCCGTTGTGGCTATCTGTTTAAGAGCCAATTTAAAGGTAAGGTGAGCGAGCTGATCGAGGAAGCCAAAGCGGGCAGAGTGGATGAGATTTATATTGCGCTGCCGATGGTTGCGCTAAAACGCATTCGTTATTTTCTGTCGATGATGTCCGATACGACGGTGGATACTTACATCATTCCCGATCTTTATTCCTACAGTTCATACGTATCGCAGTTCCGTTCCATCAATAACATTCAGACCATCAGTATTTTCAGATCGCCGTTTGATGGGATTGGTTCGGTGATTAAGCGCGTGGAAGATTTAGTGATTGGCGGTGTGATTACGCTGATGATTTCGCCGTTGCTGCTGGTGATTGCTATTGGTATCAAACTGACGTCACGGGGGCCGGTGTTATTCAAGCAGGATCGCTACGGCCTGAGCGGCAACAAAATCAAAGTGTGGAAATTCCGCTCGATGCACGTGATGGAAAACGCCGGCGTCGTGACGCAGGCGACTAAAAACGATCCGCGCGTTACGCGTTTTGGCGCATTTTTACGCCGCACTTCGCTGGATGAACTGCCGCAATTTTTCAATGTATTGCAAGGGACGATGTCGATTATTGGCCCGCGTCCCCATGCCGTCGTGCATAACGAGCAGTATCGCCAGCTAGTCGAAAACTACATGATTCGCCATAAAGTGAAGCCCGGAATTTCAGGCCTGGCGCAGGTTAATGGTTATCGCGGCGAAGTGGATACCCTCGATAAAATGGAAAAGCGGGTTCACTACGATATTGCCTATATTCAGGGCTGGTCGCTGTGGTTGGATATCAAGATTATCTTTAGGACCATTTTCAAAGGCTTCATCGGTGAAAATGCGTACTAA
- a CDS encoding polysaccharide biosynthesis/export family protein, translating into MKIIKLCIFLCLSVWLAGCTLSSPRQMDKPESETTGYQLDEGDAVNILVYGEPEMTMKFMLDKSGAITFPYIGQLVLKGKTPGQVGEELANRLRGDYLQNPMVTVSIAEFRKFYITGEVEKPNGYAYEPGLTVEKALALAGGFTDRADRKDVGIRLSNSNQLIENVDVRRVVHPGDTVIVGMSFF; encoded by the coding sequence GTGAAAATAATAAAACTGTGCATTTTTCTGTGCCTCAGCGTCTGGCTGGCGGGATGCACCCTGTCGAGCCCGCGGCAAATGGACAAACCTGAAAGCGAAACCACCGGTTATCAGTTAGATGAAGGCGATGCCGTAAATATTCTGGTATACGGCGAGCCGGAGATGACGATGAAGTTCATGCTGGATAAAAGCGGCGCGATTACCTTCCCCTATATTGGTCAACTGGTGCTGAAAGGAAAAACGCCAGGGCAGGTGGGCGAGGAGTTGGCTAATCGCCTGCGCGGCGACTATCTGCAAAATCCGATGGTGACGGTCAGCATCGCCGAGTTCCGGAAATTCTATATTACTGGTGAAGTCGAGAAACCGAACGGGTATGCCTACGAGCCGGGCTTAACCGTTGAAAAAGCGCTGGCGCTGGCCGGCGGATTTACCGATCGCGCAGACCGCAAGGATGTGGGTATTCGTCTGTCGAATAGCAATCAACTGATTGAAAATGTTGATGTAAGACGCGTCGTTCATCCTGGCGACACCGTGATTGTCGGTATGAGCTTTTTCTGA
- a CDS encoding outer membrane beta-barrel protein has protein sequence MRTKLIIAAGMIIPHPSWADLMPKSHIGIAGIDFQSQVGLDYGHENNVTYQADDKDAVSSDFQSVRPMIKAIGARYQDQYLLMYSGDYRRYDSDSADNYTDHFFRFNGAWRYGLRHGLTLSLEETLGHEVRGRGITEGFRPQQFSDFGIHSPLSTALFNSELRYSYGALKGRGKADVALLFRKLRLGRTEDIKNTDIDFYNYVLGQEWHENGLITELSDQYSPATRFRYRFIGNQRRYEIDSQKDNDEYYLEYGIKSQLTGKTGIDANVSWLYKTFDNNPNSRNFSGVNWDIQAEWKPLTQSVFTVHTSQNIKDPSEIGGYILVSKYGISYQHFWLVDRFSTTFDYSYLTDVYKNYPRDRKDRNRAFTFAMSYNFRPSINVELKYQLNTLRSNQDSDSFFIGPNVDRQVVRMLGRDNSLIMFTAKVQI, from the coding sequence ATGCGTACTAAATTAATCATCGCAGCTGGAATGATAATACCCCATCCCTCCTGGGCCGACCTGATGCCGAAATCGCATATCGGCATCGCCGGTATTGATTTTCAAAGCCAGGTTGGTCTGGACTATGGGCATGAGAATAACGTGACCTATCAGGCTGATGATAAGGACGCGGTGAGTTCTGATTTTCAGAGCGTCAGGCCAATGATTAAGGCTATTGGCGCGCGTTACCAGGACCAATATCTGTTGATGTATTCCGGTGATTATCGTCGTTACGACAGCGATTCGGCGGATAATTACACCGACCATTTCTTTCGCTTTAATGGCGCATGGCGCTACGGGCTGAGGCATGGGTTAACGCTCAGTCTTGAGGAGACGCTTGGGCACGAAGTGCGCGGGCGCGGTATTACCGAAGGCTTTCGACCACAACAGTTCAGCGATTTCGGTATTCATTCGCCGCTGAGTACCGCGCTTTTCAACAGTGAATTACGTTATAGCTATGGCGCGCTGAAAGGGCGCGGTAAAGCCGACGTCGCGCTGCTGTTTAGAAAACTGCGGTTAGGCCGCACGGAGGATATTAAAAATACCGATATTGATTTTTATAACTATGTTCTTGGGCAGGAATGGCACGAGAACGGTTTGATCACCGAATTATCTGACCAATACTCGCCGGCAACGCGCTTTCGCTACCGGTTTATTGGTAATCAGCGACGTTATGAAATCGATTCGCAAAAAGATAATGATGAATATTATCTGGAATACGGCATTAAATCGCAGCTTACGGGAAAAACCGGTATTGATGCCAATGTGTCCTGGCTATACAAGACATTCGATAATAACCCGAACTCCAGGAATTTTAGCGGGGTAAACTGGGATATTCAGGCTGAGTGGAAACCGCTTACACAATCCGTTTTTACCGTGCACACGTCGCAGAATATCAAAGACCCGTCAGAAATCGGCGGCTATATCCTGGTTTCTAAATACGGTATTTCTTATCAGCATTTTTGGCTCGTCGATCGTTTCTCCACCACGTTTGACTATTCATACCTGACGGACGTTTACAAGAATTACCCGCGAGATCGTAAAGACAGAAACAGGGCGTTCACCTTTGCCATGAGTTATAACTTCAGGCCTTCTATTAACGTTGAATTAAAGTATCAACTGAACACGCTACGTTCCAATCAAGATAGCGATTCTTTCTTTATTGGCCCTAACGTCGATCGCCAGGTCGTCAGAATGCTGGGCCGTGATAACTCTCTGATTATGTTTACGGCTAAGGTACAGATCTAA
- a CDS encoding glycosyltransferase → MSDKPFISVSIKTFNEAECIEKTIDSIRRHIADYPHKIIVADSLSTDNTQQLASAKGVTVVSLTEPSERCCGVGHQLGYLYSQGDYLLLMDGDMELEDGFIEQGIAFLTAHPDYAGVAGTVEMDGAANYEFTSRKQRLHKIYPLGDCGHLGGGGLYRRSAIEKIGYLTNRSLHGYEEAELGIRLRHAQYKLHRLNVPYFRHTSYTMPTYKMLQYRWRNGFLWAPGELLRSAWGMPYFREALHIVKNEAVFAVYLLALVMSLLTFNAVVIGAALLPLLAFVALKTIKNRSLLNGLQSVMNLAVFSAGLIKGLTRPVRDPMTPPDSKVIHE, encoded by the coding sequence ATGAGTGATAAACCTTTTATTTCAGTGAGTATTAAGACATTCAATGAGGCGGAGTGCATCGAGAAAACCATCGACAGTATTCGTCGCCATATTGCCGATTACCCCCATAAAATCATTGTTGCCGATAGCTTATCAACCGACAACACTCAGCAGCTCGCCAGCGCCAAAGGCGTTACCGTGGTGTCGCTGACTGAACCGTCCGAACGCTGCTGCGGCGTGGGGCATCAGCTTGGCTATCTGTACAGCCAGGGGGATTATCTGCTGCTGATGGACGGCGATATGGAGCTGGAAGATGGCTTTATTGAGCAGGGCATCGCATTTTTAACCGCACACCCTGATTACGCCGGCGTGGCTGGAACGGTAGAGATGGATGGCGCGGCGAACTATGAGTTTACATCGCGTAAACAGCGCCTTCATAAAATCTATCCGTTGGGCGACTGTGGTCATTTAGGCGGTGGGGGCTTATACCGCCGCTCGGCAATTGAAAAAATAGGTTATCTCACCAACCGCAGCTTGCATGGTTATGAAGAGGCTGAATTAGGCATTCGCCTGCGTCATGCCCAATATAAATTACATCGCCTTAACGTGCCTTATTTCCGCCACACGTCATACACCATGCCAACATATAAAATGCTGCAATATCGTTGGCGGAACGGTTTTCTCTGGGCGCCGGGCGAACTTTTACGCAGTGCATGGGGGATGCCTTATTTCCGCGAGGCATTGCACATTGTTAAAAACGAGGCGGTGTTTGCGGTTTATCTGCTGGCGCTGGTGATGAGTTTATTGACGTTTAATGCCGTCGTTATTGGCGCCGCGTTGCTGCCGTTACTCGCTTTTGTGGCATTAAAAACCATTAAGAACCGTTCATTGCTGAACGGGTTACAGAGTGTGATGAACCTGGCCGTATTTTCTGCGGGATTGATAAAAGGGTTAACCAGACCCGTGCGCGACCCGATGACACCACCAGATAGCAAGGTTATTCATGAATAG
- a CDS encoding LacI family DNA-binding transcriptional regulator yields MSTKKTTRHAAAVRAPTLDDVARAAGLSSMTVSRALNTPALVRAKTIEKVQEAVRATGYIPNALAGGLASRRSKLIAVVVPQINNNMFVDTIQALSDELARRGYHMLLCVAGYTQQAEEELVATLLSRRPDGVVLTGIHHSPALKKIILNAAVPVVEIWDLTPTPLDMLVGFSHEKVGMTIAEYIRRKGYQRPGLIWTADPRAARRKTGLCNALSGHGVPLPACIDAPLPATLAFGRHGLSQLLEQNQPDVVVCSSDTLAQGAIMEAESRGLRVPQDLAVMGFGDLDFAASNRPALTTVGIDRQEMGRRAATLLADSIAGDTHSDAIVDIGFQLIERESA; encoded by the coding sequence GTGAGTACCAAAAAAACAACGCGACATGCCGCCGCAGTACGCGCGCCAACGCTGGATGACGTCGCCCGGGCGGCGGGCCTCTCTTCCATGACGGTCAGCCGCGCGCTTAACACCCCCGCGCTGGTGCGCGCCAAAACCATTGAAAAGGTGCAGGAAGCGGTGCGCGCCACCGGGTATATTCCGAACGCGCTGGCGGGCGGGCTGGCCTCCCGACGCAGCAAGCTGATTGCCGTTGTGGTGCCGCAAATCAATAACAACATGTTTGTCGATACCATTCAGGCCCTCAGCGATGAACTGGCGCGACGCGGGTATCACATGCTGCTTTGTGTGGCGGGATACACGCAGCAGGCCGAGGAGGAACTGGTGGCGACGCTGCTGTCGCGCCGCCCAGACGGCGTGGTGCTCACCGGCATCCATCACTCGCCCGCGCTTAAAAAAATCATTCTCAACGCCGCGGTTCCCGTGGTGGAAATCTGGGATCTCACGCCAACGCCGCTGGATATGCTGGTGGGGTTCTCGCATGAAAAGGTCGGGATGACGATCGCAGAGTATATCCGCCGTAAAGGATATCAGCGCCCGGGCCTGATCTGGACGGCGGACCCGCGCGCCGCGAGGCGCAAAACCGGTTTGTGCAACGCGCTGTCCGGCCACGGCGTTCCCCTGCCGGCCTGCATCGACGCGCCTCTGCCGGCCACGCTGGCATTTGGCCGTCACGGGCTAAGTCAGTTGCTTGAGCAGAACCAACCCGATGTTGTCGTCTGCAGTTCGGACACACTGGCGCAGGGCGCGATCATGGAAGCGGAAAGTCGTGGCCTGCGTGTTCCGCAGGATCTGGCGGTGATGGGGTTCGGCGATCTGGATTTTGCCGCCAGCAACCGGCCCGCCCTCACCACGGTCGGTATCGACAGGCAGGAGATGGGGCGCCGGGCGGCCACTTTACTGGCAGACAGCATCGCCGGCGATACGCACAGCGACGCCATTGTCGACATCGGCTTTCAGCTTATCGAGCGGGAATCGGCATAA
- a CDS encoding lipopolysaccharide biosynthesis protein, producing MSLLKSVSTIAGSSVVSQLIGALSIWLISHKYNMAEVGIYALSYSIVLVGAQVCTFASQLLIPKQQDSELAQSVVFSTLQSLLTAVPYAMLTAWLFQRNVFFLYLLTLSYALVLISENLSLREGNYRFLAFQRLAVSVVVVLSLVFTSQTTAFYWSWACAMMVLISGCILHSFNIRTMTFGHFSLQRNMAFFHQHAHHLTRVGSAEVLAMVNSNLPVMLINFWFSALTAGYFSVVSRFCLSPVVIIGNAVRNSIFSTWSADFRNKRFNYEEFKKVRLVLLMAGVVCTLGVFIFYPLVMHLFFSEEWINSIPTSRYMLPYLFPALAVCPLTVIELIFGSHRYFLRIQLEQLSVVLIAFVIVPYFYNHYATSMILFSVLTFVRYAFIYLKVNKRANGLKNMMTES from the coding sequence ATGAGTTTACTAAAAAGCGTTTCTACCATTGCGGGTTCATCGGTGGTTTCACAACTGATTGGCGCACTGTCTATCTGGCTGATTTCGCACAAATACAACATGGCCGAGGTGGGGATCTACGCGCTGAGTTACAGCATCGTGTTGGTGGGGGCGCAGGTCTGTACCTTTGCATCGCAACTGCTGATTCCGAAACAGCAAGACAGTGAACTGGCGCAGAGTGTGGTGTTCAGCACACTGCAAAGTCTGCTTACCGCGGTGCCCTATGCGATGTTGACCGCATGGCTGTTCCAGCGAAATGTGTTCTTTCTCTATCTGCTCACGCTGTCCTATGCGCTGGTGTTGATCTCGGAGAATTTGTCGCTGCGCGAGGGTAACTACCGTTTTTTGGCCTTTCAGCGGCTCGCCGTCTCGGTGGTGGTCGTGCTTTCGCTGGTGTTCACTTCACAGACCACCGCGTTTTATTGGTCCTGGGCCTGCGCCATGATGGTGCTGATTAGCGGCTGTATTCTGCACTCGTTCAATATTCGCACCATGACGTTTGGACATTTTAGTCTGCAACGTAATATGGCTTTCTTTCATCAGCATGCTCATCATCTCACCCGTGTTGGCAGCGCCGAAGTGCTGGCGATGGTTAATAGTAATTTGCCGGTTATGCTGATTAATTTTTGGTTTTCCGCATTGACGGCGGGGTATTTCTCGGTGGTGAGCCGCTTTTGTTTGTCTCCGGTGGTGATCATCGGTAATGCAGTGCGTAACTCTATTTTTTCAACCTGGTCCGCCGATTTCAGAAATAAACGCTTCAACTACGAAGAATTTAAAAAAGTTCGCCTGGTATTGTTGATGGCGGGGGTGGTCTGCACGCTAGGGGTATTTATTTTCTATCCGTTAGTGATGCATCTGTTTTTTAGTGAAGAGTGGATTAACTCCATTCCAACTTCTCGCTATATGCTGCCTTATTTATTCCCGGCGCTGGCGGTGTGTCCGCTGACGGTGATTGAGCTAATATTTGGCTCCCATCGTTATTTTCTGCGTATTCAGTTAGAGCAGTTGAGCGTGGTATTAATTGCATTTGTGATCGTGCCTTATTTTTATAATCACTATGCCACATCGATGATTCTTTTTTCTGTACTGACGTTCGTACGCTACGCGTTTATTTATCTCAAAGTAAACAAGCGTGCTAACGGGCTAAAAAACATGATGACAGAATCATGA
- a CDS encoding L-talarate/galactarate dehydratase: MSLSANSDAVSYASVTGVKTAAETGDRIEWVKLSLAFLPLATPVSDAKVLTGRQKPLTEVAIIIAEIRSRDGFEGVGFSYSKRAGGQGIYAHAKEIADNLLGEDPNDIDKIYSKLLWAGASVGRSGMAVQAISPIDIALWDMKARRAGLPLAKLLGAHRDSVQCYNTSGGFLHTPLDQVLKNVALSRESGIGGIKLKVGQPNTAEDIRRLTAVREALGEDFPLMVDANQQWDRETAIRMGRKMEAFNLIWIEEPLDAYDVEGHAQLAAALDTPIATGEMLTSFREHEQLILGNASDFVQPDAPRVGGISPFLKIMDLAAKHGRKLAPHFAMEVHLHLAAAYPLEPWLEHFEWLNPLFNEQLELRDGRMWVSDRHGLGFTLSEQARKWTQLSCEFGKYAG; the protein is encoded by the coding sequence ATGTCGTTAAGTGCAAATTCAGATGCCGTTTCCTATGCCAGCGTTACCGGCGTCAAAACTGCGGCGGAAACCGGTGACCGTATTGAGTGGGTTAAATTGTCGCTGGCGTTTCTGCCGCTGGCAACGCCGGTGAGCGACGCCAAGGTGCTGACCGGGCGCCAGAAACCGCTGACCGAAGTGGCGATTATTATTGCGGAGATTCGCTCCCGTGACGGGTTTGAAGGGGTAGGGTTCAGCTATTCCAAGCGTGCCGGCGGCCAGGGGATTTATGCACATGCGAAAGAGATCGCCGATAATCTGCTGGGGGAAGACCCGAACGATATCGATAAAATCTACAGCAAGCTGCTGTGGGCCGGTGCCTCGGTGGGGCGCAGCGGCATGGCCGTGCAGGCCATCTCTCCTATCGACATCGCGCTCTGGGATATGAAAGCCAGGCGCGCAGGATTGCCGCTGGCGAAATTACTGGGCGCGCACCGGGATTCGGTTCAATGCTACAACACCTCCGGCGGCTTTCTGCATACCCCGCTGGATCAGGTGCTGAAGAACGTCGCTCTCTCGCGGGAAAGCGGCATTGGCGGCATCAAACTGAAAGTTGGGCAGCCCAACACCGCGGAGGATATTCGCCGCTTGACCGCGGTCCGCGAGGCGCTGGGCGAAGATTTCCCGTTAATGGTGGACGCCAACCAGCAGTGGGATCGGGAAACCGCGATCCGCATGGGGCGCAAAATGGAGGCCTTCAATCTGATCTGGATCGAAGAGCCGCTGGATGCCTACGACGTGGAAGGTCATGCGCAATTAGCCGCCGCCCTCGACACGCCGATTGCCACCGGTGAAATGCTCACCAGTTTCCGGGAGCATGAACAGTTGATTCTGGGCAACGCCAGTGATTTTGTTCAGCCGGATGCGCCGCGCGTGGGTGGGATTTCCCCGTTCCTGAAAATTATGGATTTGGCCGCCAAACACGGCCGCAAACTGGCCCCGCATTTTGCCATGGAGGTGCATTTGCATCTGGCCGCCGCCTACCCGCTGGAGCCGTGGCTGGAGCATTTTGAATGGCTCAACCCGCTGTTTAACGAGCAGCTCGAACTGCGCGACGGGCGCATGTGGGTGTCGGATCGTCATGGCCTGGGTTTTACCCTGAGCGAGCAGGCCCGTAAGTGGACGCAACTGAGCTGTGAGTTTGGCAAATACGCCGGGTAG